ACCCAACGGCGGGAACTGGTGGATGGGGGGTTGGTGGCGATGATGGGGCAGGTGGCGGAGATGTTACGGCGGGAGGGACGGCCCAATGCAGACTGGCTGGAGCAGATGGCGGGGCAGGTGGCCCAGAGGCTGGGGATGCCCTCACCCCCCCAGCCCCCCTCTCCCAGGATGGGCGAGGGGGGGGAAGAAGGATATCAGCGGTTTTTTGTGGGCTTGTTGCAGACGAGCCAGGAGGATTGGGGGCAACAGGAACCGGTGTGGCGGTATTTGTCTCAGAATTTGCAGTATTTGAACCTAAACCTGATTCCGGTGATGGAGCAGGGGGTGGGGCAGTTCATTGCCGCGAATCCAGAGTCTGCCTTGGGATTTATGGGACTGCTGGAAAACGTGGTGATTGATCTTAAGGACTTTCCCCTGGGGAACCGGGCCGATAATCTCGAAATTGCCATTGCGGGCTACCAATTAGTGTTGCGGGTGCGAACCCGGCAGCAAACCCCAGAACTATGGGCACAGACCCAAAACAATCTCGCCATTGCCTACGGTGATCGGATCCGGGGGGACCGGGCCGACAACCTGGAACGGGCGATCGCTGCCTATACTCTCGCCTTGGAGATTTATACCCGCGAGGACTTCCCCCAAGACTGGGCCATGACCCAAAACAATCTCGCCAATGCCTACTATGCTCGGATCCGGGGGGACCGGGCCGACAACCTGGAACAGGCGATCGCGGGTTACCGGGCTGCCCTAGACATTCGCACCCCCACCACCAACCCCCTGGACTGCCTCCAAACCGGTTGCAATCTGGGGAAGCTCGGCTTCACCCTCGGTAAAGAAGTCATTGACGACCAAACCGGCTGGGCACTGGCCCTAGAGGGCTACCAGGTGGCCATGGAAGCCGTGGAACAAAGCCGCGCCTGGGCCACCGATGACCGACGGCGGCAGGAAATCCTGGAAAACGCCATTGGCGTTTACGCTAACGCCCTCCAGTGCCACATTGAACTGAAACAATATGACCAAGCCATCCTCCTCACCGAACGCGCCCGCTCTCGCCATTTGGTGGAACTGATGGCCACCGCCGACCTCTACGACAAAACCGCCATCCCCGAACCCCTCGCCACCTACCTCCAGCAATACGAAGACCTACAAGGCCAAATCAACCGCCTCCAAAACCCGCCCCAAGACAGCGGCAACCTGGCCAGCAGCGGCTCCAGCCTGCGCCCCGAAACCCTCCGCGTTGTCAAAAGCCGCAGTGAAAAGCTCCAAGATCTCCAGGCCCGCAAAATCGACCTTTGGCAACAAATCCGCCGCCTAGACCCCATCCTCGCCGGAGAACAGGAAGTTTCCCCCCTGTCCTGGCCCGAACTGACCCACCTCCTGGCCGATCTGCCCACCACCGCCCTGGTCAGCTTCTACAGCACCAACGACCACACCCACCTCCTGATCCTCCGCAAACCCATCCCCGGCGGCGAACCAGAGGCAGACCAGAACCCTGACTCCCCCCTCGCCCCAGGGGATTTGGGGGGGTGGGCCTGCACCGTCCACACCTGCAAGAATCAAGGCTATCAACAGCTTCAAACCTGGCTCCGGGATCAGTGGCTGATTCCCTACCAGAACGCCATGAACGCCTATGGCCGCAAGGATCAGCAGCCCTTCCAAGAGTGGCAAAACACCATGGCCGATCGCCTCCAGGAACTGGCCGATCGTCTCGACCTCAATACCCTGATCCACCAACACCTCCAGGGCATCGATGAACTGATCCTGATCCCCCATATTTTCCTCCACCTGATCCCCTTCGCCGCCCTGCCCCTGTCCCCATCTGCCTCCCCTCTCCCTGAGTCCGCCTCCCCTCTCCCTGAGGGAGAGGGTCCGGGGGTGAGGGAATACCTCGGCGATCGCTTTCGTCTGCGCATTCTCCCCAGCGCCAACATCCTCAAATACTGCCACGATCGCCAAAACAGCCCCAGCGCCCCCCTGGTGCCCTTCAGCGCCTATGGTTCCGTCGAAGGAGCCGGAGACCCCAGCACTGACCCAGCCATGGCGATCGCCCGTAGCCTCTTTGAGCCGATCGCCCAACACTTCGGCATCCCCGACCAACACCGGCTTTTGGATCTGAAGGCCACCCGCGATCGCTACCATGCCTTGATCACTAACCCCCAGATCCAAGCCGTCCACTCCATCCACCACGCCAGCGCCCAACTGGACAACCCCCTCAACTCCGCCCTCTACCTCGCCGACGGCACCATCACCCTGGGGCAACTGCTGAGCTACCAGTGGCGAATGCCCCAAATCCAAGACATCTTCCTCGCCGCCTGCGAAACCAACCTGGGCAACCCCAACATCAGCGACGACATCCTCACCCTAGGGTCCGGGTTTCTCTGTGCCGGTGCCCGTAGCGTGGTCAGTACCCTCTGGAGCGTGGACGCGATCGCCACCACCCTGTTTTGTCAGTTCTACTACTATGAGCGCCAGTTGGGACGCGATCGGCCCACCGCCCTCCACAACGCCCAAGGGGAACTGCGCCGCCAAACCAACGAGCAAGTCGCAACTTATCTACAAAAAACCATTAAAAGCCTCAGAAATCCACTTAAGCTGGCCTACGAGGACTGGAGAAAACAACCAATACCTCGGCCAGAGTCCCATCCTTACCGAGTTATAAACGCCATCCTCAGCACCCTTGACACAAAAGCTAGCCGACTTAGCAAGAATCCAGCCGATTTCCAACCCTTTGCCTCGCCCTACTACTGGTCCGCCTTCATTCTCCAGGGTCTGCGCTAAGTTCAGCGATCGGTCAGCGATGGGTAAAAGTGGCATCAGGGATGACCAACAGGAGCCACCCTCCATAGCCCCCAGGGGTGAAAGGCGAGGGATTGCCCTTAGGGTCGATCTGCGTGGACATAATCGACAAAATGGAACCGGGGTTCGAGGCGATAGTGGAGCCAGCCGTAGATCCCTAAATAGATCCCTAAATAGATCCCTAAGCTAACCAATACCGTCCCGATCAGGGAAAATCCTAGGATTCACCGTAGACTATCAGGCAATAAGGCCGTGATAGCTGGCCCTAGCACCAGATAAATCACCAGGGCAATTTTAATCCCTTGGACAACCTTTAGGGCACCCCGGCAACTGCTACAGTTGAAAATAGTCGGGTTAATCCCCTAGTACTGCCAAAATTTCCCCTGGGGTTAACACAGAGGCAGCATTCCAGGGGGATCCCCCCACGGTACTCCGTCCGCCCCAGGGATCGGGTTGGCCGGATTTTGCCTGCTCTGCCTGGGTCAGACGATCGAAGGTGCCTTGGGTGAAGTCTAACGCCCCCTGGCGGGGGTGGAGGGGAATGGAACCGAGGGTATAGCTCCAGCCCCCCTGGGGTCGATCGCGCCAGGTCAGGGTTTCAGGACGCAGTTGCTCTGGCGTGGCTATCTCCGCCAAGACTTGGTAAAAGCCACGGGGATCTATATAGCGATCGATGCCCCGCAGATCGCACACGGCAAATAGCCCTTGGCCACTGGGTAACAGTTGAACCCGGTGGTCTTGGCGCAGTTGGTCGCAGTCCCGTTGCAGTTGTTGCCAGTACGCCTCCGCTTCCCCGACCTCTCCCGGCCACGATCGTTGGCCCAGGGCCGCAGCGATTAACCACTGGGTTCCCGCTTCAAAGGCAGCGGAACTAAACCGCTCCCGGTCTTGATCTTGCCACTGCTTGCGATCCGGGGGCAGTTCTAGGGCTTCCCGCACCGTTTTTTCCTGTACCTTAAGGCTTGCCACCACCTTCAGGGCAAACTCCCCCCAAGGGTCCAGTTCCGGCGGTACCCGTAAATGGTCGCAGTCCCAGGCAATGGCTTGGAGTTGTTGGACAATGGGGAATTGTTGCAGCACCGATCGGGGCAGTTGAACCCAAGCTGCCGCCACACAGGCATCCGCATCCACTTGGGTGGTGGTGAAACAGGGGGGGAGGGGACCGCCCCGTTCCTGGAGTAGGGTGGTGGCTTGGGGCAGGGGCATTTCTGCTACTTGGATCGGTGCGCCTCCCGATCGATGGTGGTCCCAGTGCAAATCATAGGGGCGCGGTTGCCACTGGGGCACTGTGCCATCCACCATAATGATCTGGTGATCTGAGGGCAGGCGGTGGGGGTGGGTGGTGACGAGGTACATGGGAAATGGTGGGGTAAGGGGGATAGGTTGGGGAATTATCCCAAATTTTGAGGGTCTAAGTCGATGGGTCTGGAGTCGATCGGGATAACGTCGATGGCTCTAGGTTTGATCGGTGTAACGTCGATCGGTGTAGCGTCGATCGCGTTAAAGTCGATCGGTGTAACGTCGATCGGTGTAACGTCGATCGCTCCAGACAGGGGGAACTGCCATGACAAACTGCCTGGGGATAGCTAATCCCTTTGGTTCAGAACAGAAATCGCGTAAACCAAAGGTTTAGCCTAGACTAACAGAGTTCCCTAGGGTTATGCTGTAGGGCCGTACCCTAACACTGTCTCGACCCGTCTTAATTTGGAGTCCCAAAACACCAGAGTCCCAGCACACTAATCCCAGAACACCAGAGTCCCAGCACACTAGTCCCAGCACACTAGTCCCAAAACACTACAGCAATCCTCAATCAGTTGTAAGAATCTCGACGACTGAAACCCTTTGTATGGCGTGCGCCCGGAGGGCGCACACCATACGACTCATTGAGGACTACTGTAGTCCCAGAACACTGTTGTGGGATGATGGCGTAAAGCTGTACCGTGGGACTGGAGTAGGATGGCACTGTAGGTTAAGCTGGAATTTATTCTGGAATCTTGCACTATGGTACCCCGAACCCAATAGGGGGGTACTTTTCCCCACCACAGCCCTCATTTGTCCCGGCTCGCGCCTGTCATCTAGACTAAGGAATCTGACTCACCCATGCTAAATTCGGCCAAGCCTCTCCAGCCACTCCAAAATCTGCTGAACAACCTGTCTACGCTCACGGGATTACCCGTTGCCCAACTGCAAGACCAAGCCCAGAAACTTAACTTTCCCTTTTATCAGTTTGACGGTCAGATTCTGGTGTCTCCGGATGCCGTTGATCCCCTCATTGATCAGTGGGCTAACCACCTGAAAACCCAACTGCAAACCCAGGCCATGGCCCAGGAGTCAGAGACGATCGCCTCTGCTGCTCCGGCTGTGGTAACTGTGGATGATCCTGAACCCTCCAGTCCTGAACCGGATCCTGCTGCCCCCTCGATCGCTGAGCCAACGCCCAAACCCCCGACCAGGGGCCGTAAAACGAGCCGAACCAGTACCAGAAAAGCACTGGGACGTAAAGGGATCGGCAAGGGTCGCAAAGGGAGTGTCCCCACTAGTGCCCCCACTAGTGCCCCCACTAGTGCCCCCACCAGTGCCCCCACCAGTGCCCCCACCAAAACCAAGTCCCCTGGGATTCCCAGTCCCACCCCTGCGGCCCATGCGGGGTCTACCCGAGGCGCGAACGAACTGGCCCTACCCCCTGGTTTTGCGGATATGGTATCCACTCGCTACAACGTAATGTTGGATAAAGTGATGCCCAGTGATGCTGGGGAACGGAAACACTACCTCCAGGAAATTACGCGGGAAACCGATGCCGGTAAGAATTTCCTCAATCAGTTGGCGGTAACCCTGGAGCGCAAGTACAAAGGTCGGGTGGGCAAGGAGCGGGCCTATGTCAAGTTGTTGGTGGCTGCTCAATCCCTGGCCAAACGATAACCATCGCCATAGCCATAAAAGTCCACCTTAGACACTGGAGACCCAGATTGCGGGGATTATCCTAGGCTGAGTTGAGGCGTGAAACCCAACAATGGGCTTTACAAAGCTTGCTGTTGGGTTTTGTCTAATCAAGTACAGCATGAAGTCCTTACTCCGAACAACGACCGATCAGCGATCGTAGGTTGGGTAGAGGAACGAAACCCAACCAGGAACCTTACAAAACTTGCTGTTGGGTTTCGCCCTCGGAAATTGTGACAACGAACCTAAATATGGTTCCAAGCTCTACCCAACCTACGATTGGATTCTAGATCGTAGGTTGGGTAGAGGAACGAAACCCAACCAGGGACCTTGGACAACGTGCTGTGGGGTTTTGGTTTGGGATCAGGGCGCGGCCTAGGCTTTGCGATTAAAGCGGGCCTTGAGATCCTTGATGGATGGCTGAGAATCTTGGGCCTTGGGGGGAGAAGACGGCGTTTTTTGGGGGCGAGCGGGGCGAGGACGATCGCCGGCGGCAGTGGCCTTTTGGGTAGCCTGGGGGTGGGGGGCAGCACCTTGGTCCTGTCCCACCGCTTTCATGGAGAGGCCAATGCGCTTAAGGGCTGGGTTCACCTCCTGCACCCGGACTTTCACCACCTGGCCCACCTTCACCACCTGCTGGGGATCAGACACAAAGCGATCGGCCAACTGGGAAATATGCACCAGACCATCCTGATGAACGCCAATGTCCACAAAGGCTCCAAAGTTGGCCACATTGGTCACCACTCCCTCCAATTCCATGCCCACCTGCAAATCTGCCAGGGTCTGGATATCGTCCCGAAACTGGGCATAGGTGAACTGGGCGCGGGGATCTCGCCCCGGCTTGTCCAATTCCTCCAGAATGTCCCGCAGGGTGGGTTCTCCCA
This region of Prochlorothrix hollandica PCC 9006 = CALU 1027 genomic DNA includes:
- a CDS encoding CHAT domain-containing protein; amino-acid sequence: MDEARVQAYLELIQELLSCPGGQEAAVLTQRRELVDGGLVAMMGQVAEMLRREGRPNADWLEQMAGQVAQRLGMPSPPQPPSPRMGEGGEEGYQRFFVGLLQTSQEDWGQQEPVWRYLSQNLQYLNLNLIPVMEQGVGQFIAANPESALGFMGLLENVVIDLKDFPLGNRADNLEIAIAGYQLVLRVRTRQQTPELWAQTQNNLAIAYGDRIRGDRADNLERAIAAYTLALEIYTREDFPQDWAMTQNNLANAYYARIRGDRADNLEQAIAGYRAALDIRTPTTNPLDCLQTGCNLGKLGFTLGKEVIDDQTGWALALEGYQVAMEAVEQSRAWATDDRRRQEILENAIGVYANALQCHIELKQYDQAILLTERARSRHLVELMATADLYDKTAIPEPLATYLQQYEDLQGQINRLQNPPQDSGNLASSGSSLRPETLRVVKSRSEKLQDLQARKIDLWQQIRRLDPILAGEQEVSPLSWPELTHLLADLPTTALVSFYSTNDHTHLLILRKPIPGGEPEADQNPDSPLAPGDLGGWACTVHTCKNQGYQQLQTWLRDQWLIPYQNAMNAYGRKDQQPFQEWQNTMADRLQELADRLDLNTLIHQHLQGIDELILIPHIFLHLIPFAALPLSPSASPLPESASPLPEGEGPGVREYLGDRFRLRILPSANILKYCHDRQNSPSAPLVPFSAYGSVEGAGDPSTDPAMAIARSLFEPIAQHFGIPDQHRLLDLKATRDRYHALITNPQIQAVHSIHHASAQLDNPLNSALYLADGTITLGQLLSYQWRMPQIQDIFLAACETNLGNPNISDDILTLGSGFLCAGARSVVSTLWSVDAIATTLFCQFYYYERQLGRDRPTALHNAQGELRRQTNEQVATYLQKTIKSLRNPLKLAYEDWRKQPIPRPESHPYRVINAILSTLDTKASRLSKNPADFQPFASPYYWSAFILQGLR